CTATGTGGGTTAGCTTATTGCACAAGATATGTAACttcccttttcctctcctggtGTATAGACCATACATGGCAATATGGTCTTCAGTGAAGAGGTGACCAGAGAGCCTCATTAGCACCAATCCTTTCCCTAGTCAACATAAGGAGAAACCTACTTCCTCCCTCTTTGTTCAAAAGTGAATGCCACCTGTACCCTAAGGGAACCTGGTTTTACTGCTACTCATCACTAAATCAAAGCTGTACATTGACTCCTGCCATTAACTATGTCCTGCTACTGAGGGAAGCTCTCtccaaggttttttttcttttttttgtttttttgttttgtttaattttgcaaGTGTTTGGCTTATAAAATAAGATTCTTTAAAAGAATTTGTACCAGTCACAGTAGTAGATTTAAAGATGGTGTTGGCTGGGGGTGAGAGTTGCCCAACTGGCTTCTTAACATTAGGATCAAAAGTGCAGCCCTCAAATATCTGCTATGTTCCCAGAAGCACTTTAGAACACCTGCACCGATGATCTTAGTGAAGCCTTGCAGGGTGTGGTGTGTTAGAAACTTGGTGACCTAAGCTACTCATGTAGGGCTGTGACttcaatgtaaaataaaaacagagaacTTCACGGGCAAGGTTCCAACTCTCCTTCTCTTGGCCTACATACTGTTATAGGCCTGTGCAAAAGAGTGAGTACACTAATATACAGTACAAGTGATGTAATTCAAACGGTTggtttaataaattttagttttccCTCTGCTGTTGTGGTGGTTGTATCAAGCCCTTCACTTGAATACATTTTACAGATAGCTCTTCAGATGAAGAGTTTTAGTGATGGGAGTGGAGAAAGAGCTAGGAAagacctgtgtgtgtgagagagggttgGGTAGGGTGGAAAAGGGAGGGGGTAGGGAGAGAGGTGCTGGAAGAGAGGTGCTGGAAGAGAGCAACCCCAGAGAAGCAAATTAAGTTTGAGAATTATTTTTAGGATTCTGGTATCTCCTACTTTAACAGGTTGCGTTCACATGGTTGTGTGCCTAGCAAATACCAGAATGCTTAGGGAGCGCagcagattttatatatataaataggaCAATCAAATGTCAATTGTAATAACTTCCTATTAGCTTAAGATGAGGGCAGTGTTTCCCTTTTTTTGCATAACACCTGGGCTAGAATGAAGAGAGAGGAGTCTGGTTCACTTttatttctagtcagtttcatttttacACACATCTTAGTGCCTCAGTCTGGGTTACAGCCCCGCAAGAAATTAGTTTAGATTTTTTAATTCCCTTAGAACTGCAAGGCCAAAAGCTTTGGTAATATTTTCCAATGAGCTTAAATTGTGTAAAAGCATAATTTTAAATAAGCCCTTTTAAATGTGCCCCCAAAATTACAGGGGTGTTTCTTTTGAAAGAACTAACCGGGATCAAAGGTGAGTGGAGGTAGGGCCAAATCTCTCTGTCTTTTTAATAGTATTCCCCCTTTCCGTGTGTACTATCCCTGGTATTTAGTTTCCCCCTTCAAAACAGGACATTTGGACAGatggaagaaagaaaatatccATTTGGATAGGGGTAGGATCTTTCCGCTTAGTGTGTTCTGCCCCAGTTTATGCAAAGCTGGGCTAGCTGTAGCCTTGGACTAGTCTGGAGTCGATTATTTCATCAGCACTCAGGCAAAGAGGAAGGAGTTCCTTTAttttccatccccatccccaaatcAACAATGTCACAAGCCAGCCCAGCTGTCTACACCGTATAGTCCCGCCATGTCTAGGTTTGGGCTGAAAGTTACACTCTTCACCCCTTGTATTTCCAGTAAACTTCCCTCTCTGGTGCTTTCACTGACTCAATGAGACCTCAGTTCTTTCGCCTCtggtccccatcccttcccagccTCATGAGCAGCAcagaaaccctttttttttttttaaactgctaacAAAACCTGGTGATTAAGACACGAAACTAACAAAGAGTTTTTCTTCCACCTTAACCTTGCACACAAACCTTTAACAAATTAATTAATCCTAATGAATTAACACTTCATTTATTTAAACGCGCTCCAGTTCATGAATTAAATTTTCATGCAGTGATTAAAGGCTGTTAAAATATGCATGATTTCGTTAAAATTTTATAATAAATCAGGGCAATGTGTTACATGACAAGGCAACTATTTCCCAGCCCCTCGGAACGTGCTTTGATTTGTGCAGAGACTGGGAGGCGAGCGCATCGCTCTGTATTTTGGCAATTGAACAGATCTCAGAGCGCCTTTAGATTTAACTTCTGATCGACCTTCTCCCCCTCTACAAGCCCCTCTCTGAGTCGTTTCTTATGTAAAGAAACCAGTAGCTAAGGGATAGACACGGTGGGGATGCTGTAAGGCAGCGCAACCTAAGGGAGATGAAGCAGACAGTGTTCAATTGTCTGTTTGCATTATATATGTCTacgtaatatatatatataaaaaaaatcagaaatacatTGACCGATGGTTCTTACATGATGCTGAAGCGTAATGTGATCTGGAGGCTTTTATGCTGCAGGCCCTTCCCGGTGTGCTTTTTAATTAGCGTATATCACTTTAAAATAGTAACCAGAAACTTTACCAGAGACAGCTAGAACGGCAGTATTTTCTACTAGACCCAGAACTAGCTCCTCCAGCCCCGTTGTTCTCCCGAAAAGGGACGTTCTGAATTACCTTGGGACCTAACTCACAATCAAGAGTTTCAATTTTTAATATGACAACATTCTACACTTTGGCTGCAAAAGCAATTATTGCAGCTTGTACATCAGTAATTAGCAGGTCTTTGCTGATGTAAGGAAAGTCCTCATTAGGACATGGAAATACTTTTTGTGCATTCACCCAtagggcttttttcccccccaaggtaGGTTAGTTTAATCATCTAAAGGGAGAATAGCTTTTATATTAAATGGGATATTGACTTTCAGTAAACCTTACCAAATAACACAGGTACCCTAGGCTTTCTTTTAGTGCTACCACCAACACGCAGGGAAATTTTAGGGTAGAGCAAATCGAGCAAATAAAAAGTCAATCTAATTCTTGAAGTAAAACTACATCAGAAATTAATACAGGCTGCTCTATAAACCcctaaatgactttttttcaaAGTCAGAATATATAGCAAAGTATGATGAGACGTAAGAGCTTAATATCCCAAGCTTTAGTATATTCATCTTTTGGGAATCCTAAAAAGGGAAATCAAATACAATGGGTTACAGTAATTAATTTATAAATCGTTTTACTGTGGGAATAAGGGATTTACTTTATTAGCTCTCGGGATAGGCAGTGCAGTCAATTAAGGAAATCTGCCTATTTCTTACATTTGAAACAGGAGAAAACTACCGGAGACAAGTAAatgcatagatagatagatatagatagatagatatgcgtCGAGTATGTTTGCCCATAAAAGTGGAACTACAGCATGGTCATATCTCCAATGAACTCATGCTCGGAGCTTGCAAGTTTATTACCATCAGTATTCATGAGAATGGAAGTACCCACTAGGAATAGGAATAACAgcgaatattaaaataaaataaaagatactGCCAGGCCCGTGAGATGTCCATACCTCTgcgatctgagagagagagagactgactgacttTTTGTGTGGACAGTTATGTATATTTGCAGGAGTAGCCTGGGGCTATATTGGTGACTGTCAGAGAAACTGGAAAACgaagaagagaaagaggtgcacTGAGGACTGAGCAACAACTCAACCTAGACGTATTTGTTCACAAAGCCAGCAGAGAGAGGAGTGAAATCTGAAGTGCATAACGCCACAGTTCACTGGATCCTGCGCCCATTGAaaaaaatgggagttttgccatttatctcagtggaagcaggatcggGCTCATTTTAggctttctctttttaaaagtatCTGAGGGACCGAAAGAGGATTGTGGTTTAAAACCATCCCTTTGAAACGTGCTCTCTTTCTCCCCTacctccacccccgccccactcTTCACAAAAGTGTCCAGAGGCTTGATTTATCTTTTGATTCAgccatttgttttattattataccCGAGGAGCCACGGAGACAAATAATTGCTGAGACTAAAACAAATGTGAAAGTCTCGCCTCTCTCTACCTTCCACTCCCGGTCTTGGCCTCTGTTAGGAAGAGATCAGAGAAGAAAGAGTTGATTGAGTCTTAAACTTTGAAACTAAGTTCAATGCCTGAAGACTCCAACGTAATAAAAAGAAGGGTAGGACAAAAAGCTGGCCACAGAACATTATCCAAACCCGTGTTACCGAATGTACAttagcaggcagggccgggggataAGCCCTAAATTCAATTGTCTTTTACAGATTCTGGAACTATCAACCTGAGTAATGGGGCATGAGGCAGCATGGGGTCCCGTATCAACGGGGAACTGTCCAGCACAAAAAAGCTCCTGAAAAACATGATGTCAAGTACCTGCGAGATCTTCGCTCATAACACACTCCCCACCTACTGCATGGGATTTTTGCACAATAAATATGCCCAAGACTATTTGTAACAAACGAGTGCACTATAACTAGCCTGCAATGCATCTACAGCCAGGTAGAAGTTGTACTTCCACTGGTGCTTGCCAATCTGAGTAAACCAACAGGACATACTGTCCATTTCCCCCGTTCCTGCGCTAGGTTGTTACCGCTCCAGGAAGACCTGTAACAGGAAGAACGGAAACTATTGGCTTCGAACAGATGTTACGTGTGCTGGTAGAAACAGTAGTTCCAAAGCCAGTCCTAACACTAAAACCCTTAATAATATTCCTCTGGGGCTAAATCTCAGAGTGAGATGATGAAGTTGCAGGAAGAAAGAGTCAAGGCTGAGCTTTCCGAagtaaagggaaaaaatggaCCAAAAGGAACATGAGTTGCTGGTCCACCTGGTAAACTTTAAAGCAAAAGCTGCCCCACATCAACGTGTCCTGTATGCCTTTTCACCCAGGGCAGATATGCCCAAGGCTATATTCTCTACTTATAACTGTGAATAAATGTATTGGTTTGTGGCAACCCAAGTTGGCCTGTCTATAATGCAGGCGCCATCTAGAAGTGGTGCAATCGCTACCCTATGTCAGTATTTCCCAACCAGCCAAAACCGAAGAGtgatattattaataatactacGGGCCTTCTGACTAATGGTCGAACGCTCACGGAAGGCTGCTGTAGAGGTAAGAAGTTAAGGATTTACAATCAGGAGCCCAGAATCCGTGGTGTGATGAGCAGCCGCAGAATTGGTAGccaaagagaaaagagagagaagagtgCGTGACTCTGGCTCACGTACAGATTTCATTATTTCTAGTGCACTCTCTCCTGGTATGCCAGTTCCTAACGGCCACCACCACCTTCCTCTAGGCACAGGTTCTCTTCTTTCTCCCGCACGCCCTTAAAAAAGCCACTGTAGGTGATGAGTATAAGAAATAGAACTACTAAACACGTGTGGGCCAAACATCTAGCTCTGTTTGTCACTAATGAGCTATCTGGAGAACATGCTATATATCTTGGCTTGCGAGAAGGGGAAAAAGAAAGTCCATGGAATAATCCATAGACAAAACATGTCCTTTTCTCCTTCTTTTATCATCACTTGAACAATCTTCATTTACACTGAGAGTTTCCTCTACCGATGTACACTGGTGAGTTTACTTGGCCAGCGTTCTGGCTAACCagataaatttgtccagctctgagTGTCTCCATCTTCAGCGTCAGGTGAGAAGCCCATTGTCTTTATGTGGCTGATTGGTTTACCGTTATATCTATTCTATTAGCAAAGGAATGTGGGTTGTTTTGCATCAGGCTCCAGCACGCATTTTCCATACGCGTCTCACTTCAAAACAATGTATCAAATGCACCATTTCCCCATTTGCTGATCTTCAATTTACAAAACATGGCAGCTCAAAAAGCTAGGGTAAATCATGAATTGTTAATAAAAGCATGTTAGTTATTATATTGTTCCTCTTAAACAATGTTTCCGATACAAGTTTCCCCCCTTAAAACCAGAATGTGCCAGTTTCTAGTTCATCCCCCTCCTAGATAAAGTTGCATTCAGCAATCCCTGGGGACACAATAATGGATGGAGACCGGCTCTCTCTCGCACAAGTAATTgaacatctttctttctttctttctttctttctttctttctttctttctttctttctttctttctttctttctttctttctttctttcttctggggctggatgagaaactggagaaagCCCTATGATGACAAATGTGGACTTTACTTGGGATTTTAAtatgtactctgtgtgtgtgtttgagggggGTATATGTATATGCATAGTATACGaatatgtatatatgtacatAGACGAATCTCAGTGCATGAGAGATACAGCTATTCCTGCACTCTTTAAGGGTGACACATGGCAGATCGGTTATCAGATCACTGCATCAAACAAACACCGGGCTGCTTTTTCCTGGTGCCTGTCTTAGCACTCCTGGAGCAGACGTGATAACATCTGGGCTATCACCCAGGGTTATCATTAGAGTGCCCCAATGGACTGGCTTCACCTGTGTTGTTCCCTTCGGATTCAAATTAATCCCAGTTGTTGATCATAAAAGTGAGAGACAAATTTACAGGTTGGTTAATTAAAGGGTTTGGCTGCCACCCGTTTTAACTACATATAGTTAACTTAAGAATTCCACTCTAAAAAAGATCGGGCCATAACCCAAAATATTAGTCATCAATATATTTGCGAATCATTATTCTATTCTTTTTTCCTAACCGTTTCATTTAAATGCAACAATAAAACTGGGGAGAAACACGGACAAAAAAGAATTTCAACAATGTTATTTTCCAGcctcttcctccttttcctttctgcAGTAGTGTCTATGAAGGCGATTCAGACTAGTTTCCCTGTGTTCTCTCTTCATAAAAAGAACCAAACTACCcgtagttttaaaaataaaaaggctttGTGATTATTTTATGCTTCAAGTCATGCCGGAGTGAGAGGTGGGTTTTCACACGATTAAAGAAGAGAGATTTTACAGGCTGCAAAAAAGGAAATGCACAATTTCATTTCAACAGTGTTTCCCATGTAGAAAGCACATGCTTCTTGTGGGCTAAGTGGCTGTCACTAGCGGTGCCTGACACAATAATATTTGCAACAAAACTAGATGGGGAGAAATGAAATTATATGGAAATCAATAGACACTGACTGCTTCAAACCAATGTCTGTCACAATGATTATTCTCAAGGAGCTTATTTAGAATTCTTAAAAGTAACAGGCTTACGCTGGAAAACTGTCACTTTCTGTGACAGTCCTcaacacagagacacacacgtCTCTCTGAAGGACTACACAGGAGCACAGGAAATGAACATCTCTTTCGCTAGAATCcagttattattttaaataatgataACTATATGTAATTAGACACCATGTACAAGCCAAGTACAAAATCAGATCTGTACATTAAAGGTACCAGCACCTAAGCATGCACAAACTCAGAGACAGCTATAGAGACATGCACACTGCATTGTATTACATGTAAGATCTGGGCATGTATACATGTACGTATATTATACGCGGATGGACATGCAGGCACATAATACATAGATGCGCACGTTGTTGTCTCTGTGTCCGATTAGAAAGGCGAGCAATGCGCATGTGTTGCAGCTACAGGTGTAGCACCTGCACTGTCCTTTCTGGTGGTCATTATAAGAGCAGCTCTCAAACTCCGGCACCGGCTAGACGTGCAAACGCGCAAGGAGATGCAACAAggcgcagggagggagagagcgggaggggggaggaggaggcagggggagacagCTGATGTCTATCAAAGCTGTAGCTCCAAGCTCTCGCGAGAGTCTGCGGGGCCGTAGCCACGAGATGTGGGGCTCAGGTGTAAGCAGAGCGCATCTCAGCCCAGCGCTAGGATAGAGCAGACAGATAAGTGAGACCgagagggctggagggagtcTCACTGTGCGGTCAAAGGGAGCTCCAAGAAACAGCGGCACCAGCAGTGGGATCTGCCGCTGCACCCTCATCCCGGAGAGCGCCCGGAGAGCACTTTTCCCCTTACTTCAGGAGTGTTTGTGGATTTACATGCCAAGCCTTCAAGATGATGTCCATGAACAGCAAACAGCCGCATTTTGCCATGCACCCCACCCTACCTGAACACAAGTACCCCTCGCTGCACTCCAGCTCGGAAGCAATAAGAAGAGCCTGTCTACCAACTCCACCGGTAAGGGGCAAGCcgctgcatctctctctctctctctcgctctctctcgctctctcgctCTCCCCTGTATACTGCATGTATGTGCATTAATAAAAAAACCGCTGCGAGGCACATTTTGACAAGCGGCGCTTAATGTTTTTTTCATGTCCTCCTCTGCAATCATCTGAGCGCCTGTGATCTTTTTTGAAAGCGGTGTTCACACGAGTCTCCGACTTCCTCCACTTTCGGTATTAATTTTTATGACTCGGCCTCTGAAAGGAATGTTCTTTATGCGCGCTGGTGTTTGACACAATTCCCCAGCTGAGAGTTACATATCcatttcttcttctcctttcttttctttttctttgccccCCGCTCCTCTCTTTCACTTTCCCCCGCTTTCTggttccctcctctccctgctccctcctttgCTGCTCTCCTCCACTCCTTGCCCTGCTTCCTGCTCTCTTTCTTCCCACCTTCCTCCTCTCTTTATTTTCTCTTCCACTCCTTGCTCTCTCCCTTGTATTCGCCCCTCTCTCGGCTCCCCCATTCCCTCGCTCCCCCTCTCCTTTGGCTCCCCTGTgattctctcttctccctccctccctggcttgcTCCCCCCTTTCCGTTCCCTCCTGCCCTGTCTCCCCCACTATATCCCCCCATCtgcccctgcttaccccatctccacttTACTCTCTTCTCTCTGCCCCAATTCTCCTCGCCTCTCTCCCCGGCGTTTGCCCTTTTATTACCCCCCTCCCGcgtctctctcccaccccactctcctttctgcccccctaTGCTCCCCCCCTTTGTGTCGATTGCAGTTGCAGAGCAATATCTTCGCCAGCCTGGATGAGACCCTGCTGGCCCGGGCCGAGGCTCTGGCGGCCGTCGACATCGCCGTGTCCCAGGGCAAGAGCCACCCGTTCAAGCCGGACGCCACCTACCACACCATGAACAGCGTGCCGTGCACCTCCACCTCCACCGTGCCGCTGgcgcaccaccaccaccaccaccaccatcaccaccaggcGCTGGAGCCCGGGGACCTGCTGGACCACATCACCTCCCCGTCGCTGGCGCTCATGGCCGGCGGCGGGGGGCACGAAGGGGCCggcgggggcggcggcggcggaggaggagggggaggcggcggaggcggcggcggggggggcttGATCTCCACCTCGGCCCATCCCCACTCGCACATGCACGGCCTGGGCCACCTGTCGCACCCGGCCGCCATGAACATGCCCTCGGGCCTGCCCCACCCGGGGCTGGTGGCCGCTCACCACGGCGCGGCGGGGCAGGTGGCCTCGGCGGTGGTGGGGGCGGCCGGCCTGGCCTCCATCTGCGACTCGGACACGGACCCCCGCGAGCTGGAGGCCTTCGCCGAGCGCTTCAAGCAGCGGCGGATCAAGCTGGGCGTGACCCAGGCCGACGTGGGCTCGGCCCTGGCCAACCTGAAGATCCCCGGCGTGGGCTCGCTGAGCCAGAGCACCATCTGCCGCTTCGAGTCGCTCACCCTGTCCCACAACAACATGATCGCGCTCAAGCCCATCCTGcaggcctggctggaggaggcCGAGGGCGCCCAGCGCGAGAAAATGAA
The Emys orbicularis isolate rEmyOrb1 chromosome 1, rEmyOrb1.hap1, whole genome shotgun sequence DNA segment above includes these coding regions:
- the POU4F1 gene encoding POU domain, class 4, transcription factor 1 isoform X1, which produces MMSMNSKQPHFAMHPTLPEHKYPSLHSSSEAIRRACLPTPPLQSNIFASLDETLLARAEALAAVDIAVSQGKSHPFKPDATYHTMNSVPCTSTSTVPLAHHHHHHHHHHQALEPGDLLDHITSPSLALMAGGGGHEGAGGGGGGGGGGGGGGGGGGGGLISTSAHPHSHMHGLGHLSHPAAMNMPSGLPHPGLVAAHHGAAGQVASAVVGAAGLASICDSDTDPRELEAFAERFKQRRIKLGVTQADVGSALANLKIPGVGSLSQSTICRFESLTLSHNNMIALKPILQAWLEEAEGAQREKMNKPELFNGGEKKRKRTSIAAPEKRSLEAYFAVQPRPSSEKIAAIAEKLDLKKNVVRVWFCNQRQKQKRMKFSATY
- the POU4F1 gene encoding POU domain, class 4, transcription factor 1 isoform X2 translates to MMSMNSKQPHFAMHPTLPEHKYPSLHSSSEAIRRACLPTPPLQSNIFASLDETLLARAEALAAVDIAVSQGKSHPFKPDATYHTMNSVPCTSTSTVPLAHHHHHHHHHHQALEPGDLLDHITSPSLALMAGGGGGGGLISTSAHPHSHMHGLGHLSHPAAMNMPSGLPHPGLVAAHHGAAGQVASAVVGAAGLASICDSDTDPRELEAFAERFKQRRIKLGVTQADVGSALANLKIPGVGSLSQSTICRFESLTLSHNNMIALKPILQAWLEEAEGAQREKMNKPELFNGGEKKRKRTSIAAPEKRSLEAYFAVQPRPSSEKIAAIAEKLDLKKNVVRVWFCNQRQKQKRMKFSATY